From the Accumulibacter sp. genome, one window contains:
- a CDS encoding type II toxin-antitoxin system HipA family toxin, translating to MAAVAPIRRQVQLCIGKAGLPVGSLIHVRQGRRENCAFAYDAAWLDSPACFNVSADLQLMPGHQPHKAASPHDSVFHGAIADTVPDAWGRRIIARDHAKRRRADPQLPALTELDYLLAVDDFSRVGALRLRDGDGTWHRTVAKGRRSTPPLIELEHICQASRAVERGQESAEDLRYLQGKGTSLGGMRPKCTMLDEDGWLAIGKFPSVGDTRSVTRGEVLALKLAAQAGIDAALARIVLLGDRGDEAPVAVIRRFDRDSDGGRIPYQSAASLLQASREEDRSYTEIADAIRSHSHAPTEDVRQLWRRLVLNLLITNVDDHLQNHGFLHVQHGLWRLAPAFDINPFPDKDRESKTWLSEQDGPITDVQMLLARASYFALDEAQALAVLAEVHAAVLSWRQVALSPEVGLRAAELDDFAPAFEHEQMDAAAALLGR from the coding sequence ATGGCCGCCGTCGCCCCGATTCGCCGGCAGGTCCAGTTGTGCATCGGCAAGGCGGGCCTGCCGGTCGGCTCGCTCATCCATGTCCGGCAGGGACGGCGCGAGAACTGCGCCTTCGCCTATGACGCGGCCTGGCTGGACAGTCCGGCGTGCTTCAATGTGTCGGCCGACCTGCAACTGATGCCGGGCCACCAGCCGCACAAGGCCGCATCGCCACACGATTCCGTGTTTCATGGTGCGATTGCAGATACCGTGCCGGATGCCTGGGGCCGGCGCATCATCGCCCGCGACCACGCCAAGCGGCGCCGGGCCGATCCGCAACTGCCAGCCCTCACCGAGCTGGACTACCTGCTGGCGGTCGACGACTTCAGCCGCGTCGGTGCCCTGCGCCTGCGTGATGGAGATGGTACTTGGCACAGGACGGTGGCCAAGGGTCGGCGAAGCACCCCGCCGTTGATCGAGCTAGAGCACATCTGCCAAGCCAGCCGTGCCGTCGAGCGCGGGCAGGAATCGGCCGAGGACTTGCGCTACCTGCAAGGCAAGGGCACTTCGCTCGGTGGCATGCGCCCCAAGTGCACGATGCTGGACGAGGACGGCTGGCTGGCCATTGGCAAGTTTCCGAGCGTGGGCGACACCCGCAGCGTCACGCGCGGCGAGGTGCTGGCCCTGAAGCTGGCGGCGCAGGCGGGGATCGATGCCGCGCTCGCGCGCATCGTCCTGCTCGGTGACCGGGGAGACGAGGCGCCGGTCGCGGTCATCCGACGGTTCGACCGCGACAGTGATGGCGGCCGCATTCCCTACCAGTCGGCCGCATCGCTGCTGCAGGCCTCACGCGAAGAGGATCGGAGCTACACAGAGATCGCAGACGCCATCCGCTCCCACAGCCACGCGCCCACCGAGGATGTGCGCCAGCTATGGCGCCGCCTGGTGCTCAACCTGCTGATCACCAATGTGGACGATCATCTGCAGAACCACGGATTCCTGCACGTGCAACACGGGCTGTGGCGCCTTGCGCCTGCCTTCGACATCAATCCTTTCCCGGACAAGGACAGGGAGTCCAAGACCTGGCTGAGCGAGCAGGACGGGCCGATCACCGACGTTCAGATGCTGCTGGCCCGCGCATCGTATTTCGCGCTGGACGAGGCACAGGCCCTGGCCGTGCTGGCTGAGGTGCATGCCGCGGTATTGAGTTGGCGCCAAGTCGCACTCAGCCCGGAGGTCGGATTGCGCGCGGCCGAGCTGGATGACTTCGCGCCTGCCTTCGAGCACGAGCAGATGGATGCCGCGGCCGCGCTGCTCGGGCGGTGA